A region of Struthio camelus isolate bStrCam1 chromosome 30, bStrCam1.hap1, whole genome shotgun sequence DNA encodes the following proteins:
- the ARNT gene encoding aryl hydrocarbon receptor nuclear translocator isoform X6: protein MGETWKGGTMLNGRLFWKRKVSWRCWGREEDEMASDVSSLGAAVGSGNPGPGTQAGGGIAQRANKRRPGLDFDDDGEGNSKFLRCDDDQMPNDKERFARENHSEIERRRRNKMTAYITELSDMVPTCSALARKPDKLTILRMAVSHMKSLRGTGNTSTDGTYKPSFLTDQELKHLILEAADGFLFIVSCETGRVVYVSDSVTPVLNQPQSEWFGSTLYDQVHPDDVGKLREQLSTSENALTGRILDLKTGTVKKEGQQSMRMCMGSRRSFICRMRCGNSSVDPVSVNRLSFMRNRCRNGLGAAKDGEPHYVVVHCTGYIKAWPPAGVSLPDDDPDAGQGSKFCLVAIGRLQVTSSPNCTDMNNVCQPTEFISRHNTEGIFTFIDHRCVATVGYQPQELLGKDIVDFCHPEDQQLLRDSFQQVVKLKGQVLSVMFRFRSKNREWLWMRTSSFTFQNPYSDEIEYIICTNTNVKNSSQESRPALSNSMQRPQLGQSVSLPLEMGTAQLPSRQQQPPQPTELEVVPGRESLSGYDHSQVPVQPVTAAGPEHSKPLEKAESLFNQERDPRFSEIYSSINTDQNKAIPASTVPANQTLFQQGNAFTPTRPAENFRSSSMVPPVNIIQQQQPASAGRILAQISRHSNPTQVSGTNWAPGTRPAFTPQQVASQTVKTRPPSFGMGTFQGTPSSFSPMTAPGSTASPSGAAYPNLAGRGTGFTTETAQTPAPFQTRAPEGVGMWPQWQGQHHGPASGEQHVQQPQPSQPEVFSDMLTMLGDQGPNYNNEEFPELNIFPSFSE from the exons GCTTGATTTTGATGATGATGGAGAAGGGAACAGTAAATTCCTCAG GTGTGACGATGACCAGATGCCAAATGATAAGGAGAGATTTGCCAG GGAAAATCACAGCGAGATCGAGCGTAGGCGAAGGAACAAGATGACTGCCTACATCACAGAGCTGTCAGATATGGTgcccacctgcagtgccctggccCGCAAACCAGACAAGCTCACCATCTTGCGCATGGCTGTGTCTCACATGAAGTCGTTGCGTGGCACAGGCAATACCTCCACTGACGGCACCTACAAACCCTCCTTTCTCACTGACCAG GAACTCAAACACTTGATCCTAGAGGCAGCCGACGGCTTTCTGTTCATAGTGTCCTGCGAGACTGGGAGGGTGGTGTACGTCTCCGATTCCGTGACTCCTGTCTTGAACCAGCCCCAATCCGAATGGTTTGGCAGCACCCTGTATGACCAGGTGCACCCAGATGATGTGGGCAAACTGAGGGAGCAGCTCTCCACGTCGGAGAATGCACTGACAG gtCGCATCTTAGATTTAAAGACAGGGACTGTCAAGAAGGAAGGCCAGCAGTCCATGAGGATGTGTATGGGTTCACGAAGGTCTTTCATCTGCCGAATGAG GTGTGGCAACAGCTCAGTGGATCCAGTCTCTGTAAATCGTCTCAGTTTTATGAGGAATCGCTGCAG GAATGGCTTAGGTGCAGCAAAAGATGGTGAACCTCACTACGTCGTGGTGCACTGCACAGGTTACATAAAAGCCTGGCCTCCTGCAG GGGTTTCACTGCCTGATGATGACCCGGACGCTGGCCAGGGCAGCAAGTTTTGCCTCGTGGCTATTGGCAGACTCCAG GTCACTAGCTCACCCAACTGCACAGACATGAACAATGTGTGTCAGCCAACAGAGTTCATCTCCCGGCACAACACTGAAGGCATTTTCACCTTCATAGATCACCGCTGTGTGGCTACTGTTGGCTACCAGCCGCAG GAGCTTCTGGGGAAGGACATCGTGGATTTCTGCCACCCAGAAGACCAACAGCTTTTGCGGGACAGCTTTCAGCAG GTGGTGAAGTTAAAAGGCCAGGTTCTGTCAGTCATGTTCCGATTCCGATCCAAAAACCGGGAATGGCTCTGGATGAGAACCAGCTCCTTTACCTTCCAGAACCCCTACTCGGATGAAATTGAGTACATCATCTGTACCAACACCAATGTCAA gaATTCAAGCCAGGAATCTCGGCCTGCCCTGTCAAACTCAATGCAGAGGCCCCAGCTGGGGCAGAGTGTCAGTCTTCCCCTGGAGATGGgcacagcacagctgccctcAAG gcagcagcagccaccacaaCCGACAGAGCTGGAAGTGGTCCCAGGAAGAGAAAGTCTATCTGGTTACGACCACTCACAG GTTCCTGTTCAGCCTGTGACTGCTGCCGGCCCAGAGCACAGCAAGCCGTTGGAGAAGGCAGAAAGCCTGTTTAATCAGGAGAGGGACCCGAGGTTCAGCGAAATCTACAGCAGTATCAATACAG ACCAGAACAAAGCCATTCCTGCCAGCACAGTGCCTGCCAACCAAACGCTCTTTCAGCAGGGAAATGCTTTCACCCCCACACGGCCTGCTGAGAACTTTAG GAGCAGCAGCATGGTACCTCCTGTGAACAttatccagcagcagcagcctgcatcAGCAGGCCGGATCTTAGCACAGATTTCGCGTCACTCCAACCCCACTCAGGTCAGCGGAACCAACTGGGCTCCAGGGACGCGGCCAGCGTTCACACCTCAG caagTGGCATCCCAGACAGTGAAGACTCGGCCCCCTTCATTCGGTATGGGGACTTTCCAAGGCACGCCGTCCTCCTTCAGCCCCATGACAGCCCCTGGCTCTACAGCTTCCCCCAGTGGGGCTGCCTATCCAAACCTTGCTGGCCGTGGCACAGGCTTCA CCACGGAGACAGCGCAGACCCCTGCCCCCTTCCAGACGCGTGCACCTGAAGGTGTGGGGATGTGGCCGCAGTGGCAAGGACAGCACCATGGCCCGGCCTCTGGGGAGCAGCATGTGCAGCAGCCGCAGCCAAGCCAGCCTGAGGTCTTCTCA GACATGCTGACAATGCTGGGAGACCAAGGACCCAACTATAACAATGAAGAGTTCCCAGAGTTAAATATATTCCcttctttttcagaataa
- the ARNT gene encoding aryl hydrocarbon receptor nuclear translocator isoform X14, with translation MASDVSSLGAAVGSGNPGPGTQAGGGIAQRANKRRPGLDFDDDGEGNSKFLRCDDDQMPNDKERFARENHSEIERRRRNKMTAYITELSDMVPTCSALARKPDKLTILRMAVSHMKSLRGTGNTSTDGTYKPSFLTDQELKHLILEAADGFLFIVSCETGRVVYVSDSVTPVLNQPQSEWFGSTLYDQVHPDDVGKLREQLSTSENALTGRILDLKTGTVKKEGQQSMRMCMGSRRSFICRMRCGNSSVDPVSVNRLSFMRNRCRNGLGAAKDGEPHYVVVHCTGYIKAWPPAGVSLPDDDPDAGQGSKFCLVAIGRLQVTSSPNCTDMNNVCQPTEFISRHNTEGIFTFIDHRCVATVGYQPQELLGKDIVDFCHPEDQQLLRDSFQQVVKLKGQVLSVMFRFRSKNREWLWMRTSSFTFQNPYSDEIEYIICTNTNVKNSSQESRPALSNSMQRPQLGQSVSLPLEMGTAQLPSRQQQPPQPTELEVVPGRESLSGYDHSQVPVQPVTAAGPEHSKPLEKAESLFNQERDPRFSEIYSSINTDQNKAIPASTVPANQTLFQQGNAFTPTRPAENFRSSSMVPPVNIIQQQQPASAGRILAQISRHSNPTQVSGTNWAPGTRPAFTPQQVASQTVKTRPPSFGMGTFQGTPSSFSPMTAPGSTASPSGAAYPNLAGRGTGFTTETAQTPAPFQTRAPEGVGMWPQWQGQHHGPASGEQHVQQPQPSQPEVFSDMLTMLGDQGPNYNNEEFPELNIFPSFSE, from the exons GCTTGATTTTGATGATGATGGAGAAGGGAACAGTAAATTCCTCAG GTGTGACGATGACCAGATGCCAAATGATAAGGAGAGATTTGCCAG GGAAAATCACAGCGAGATCGAGCGTAGGCGAAGGAACAAGATGACTGCCTACATCACAGAGCTGTCAGATATGGTgcccacctgcagtgccctggccCGCAAACCAGACAAGCTCACCATCTTGCGCATGGCTGTGTCTCACATGAAGTCGTTGCGTGGCACAGGCAATACCTCCACTGACGGCACCTACAAACCCTCCTTTCTCACTGACCAG GAACTCAAACACTTGATCCTAGAGGCAGCCGACGGCTTTCTGTTCATAGTGTCCTGCGAGACTGGGAGGGTGGTGTACGTCTCCGATTCCGTGACTCCTGTCTTGAACCAGCCCCAATCCGAATGGTTTGGCAGCACCCTGTATGACCAGGTGCACCCAGATGATGTGGGCAAACTGAGGGAGCAGCTCTCCACGTCGGAGAATGCACTGACAG gtCGCATCTTAGATTTAAAGACAGGGACTGTCAAGAAGGAAGGCCAGCAGTCCATGAGGATGTGTATGGGTTCACGAAGGTCTTTCATCTGCCGAATGAG GTGTGGCAACAGCTCAGTGGATCCAGTCTCTGTAAATCGTCTCAGTTTTATGAGGAATCGCTGCAG GAATGGCTTAGGTGCAGCAAAAGATGGTGAACCTCACTACGTCGTGGTGCACTGCACAGGTTACATAAAAGCCTGGCCTCCTGCAG GGGTTTCACTGCCTGATGATGACCCGGACGCTGGCCAGGGCAGCAAGTTTTGCCTCGTGGCTATTGGCAGACTCCAG GTCACTAGCTCACCCAACTGCACAGACATGAACAATGTGTGTCAGCCAACAGAGTTCATCTCCCGGCACAACACTGAAGGCATTTTCACCTTCATAGATCACCGCTGTGTGGCTACTGTTGGCTACCAGCCGCAG GAGCTTCTGGGGAAGGACATCGTGGATTTCTGCCACCCAGAAGACCAACAGCTTTTGCGGGACAGCTTTCAGCAG GTGGTGAAGTTAAAAGGCCAGGTTCTGTCAGTCATGTTCCGATTCCGATCCAAAAACCGGGAATGGCTCTGGATGAGAACCAGCTCCTTTACCTTCCAGAACCCCTACTCGGATGAAATTGAGTACATCATCTGTACCAACACCAATGTCAA gaATTCAAGCCAGGAATCTCGGCCTGCCCTGTCAAACTCAATGCAGAGGCCCCAGCTGGGGCAGAGTGTCAGTCTTCCCCTGGAGATGGgcacagcacagctgccctcAAG gcagcagcagccaccacaaCCGACAGAGCTGGAAGTGGTCCCAGGAAGAGAAAGTCTATCTGGTTACGACCACTCACAG GTTCCTGTTCAGCCTGTGACTGCTGCCGGCCCAGAGCACAGCAAGCCGTTGGAGAAGGCAGAAAGCCTGTTTAATCAGGAGAGGGACCCGAGGTTCAGCGAAATCTACAGCAGTATCAATACAG ACCAGAACAAAGCCATTCCTGCCAGCACAGTGCCTGCCAACCAAACGCTCTTTCAGCAGGGAAATGCTTTCACCCCCACACGGCCTGCTGAGAACTTTAG GAGCAGCAGCATGGTACCTCCTGTGAACAttatccagcagcagcagcctgcatcAGCAGGCCGGATCTTAGCACAGATTTCGCGTCACTCCAACCCCACTCAGGTCAGCGGAACCAACTGGGCTCCAGGGACGCGGCCAGCGTTCACACCTCAG caagTGGCATCCCAGACAGTGAAGACTCGGCCCCCTTCATTCGGTATGGGGACTTTCCAAGGCACGCCGTCCTCCTTCAGCCCCATGACAGCCCCTGGCTCTACAGCTTCCCCCAGTGGGGCTGCCTATCCAAACCTTGCTGGCCGTGGCACAGGCTTCA CCACGGAGACAGCGCAGACCCCTGCCCCCTTCCAGACGCGTGCACCTGAAGGTGTGGGGATGTGGCCGCAGTGGCAAGGACAGCACCATGGCCCGGCCTCTGGGGAGCAGCATGTGCAGCAGCCGCAGCCAAGCCAGCCTGAGGTCTTCTCA GACATGCTGACAATGCTGGGAGACCAAGGACCCAACTATAACAATGAAGAGTTCCCAGAGTTAAATATATTCCcttctttttcagaataa
- the ARNT gene encoding aryl hydrocarbon receptor nuclear translocator isoform X8: MASDVSSLGAAVGSGNPGPGTQAGGGIAQRANKRRPGLDFDDDGEGNSKFLRCDDDQMPNDKERFARSDDEQSSADKERLARENHSEIERRRRNKMTAYITELSDMVPTCSALARKPDKLTILRMAVSHMKSLRGTGNTSTDGTYKPSFLTDQELKHLILEAADGFLFIVSCETGRVVYVSDSVTPVLNQPQSEWFGSTLYDQVHPDDVGKLREQLSTSENALTGRILDLKTGTVKKEGQQSMRMCMGSRRSFICRMRCGNSSVDPVSVNRLSFMRNRCRNGLGAAKDGEPHYVVVHCTGYIKAWPPAGVSLPDDDPDAGQGSKFCLVAIGRLQVTSSPNCTDMNNVCQPTEFISRHNTEGIFTFIDHRCVATVGYQPQELLGKDIVDFCHPEDQQLLRDSFQQVVKLKGQVLSVMFRFRSKNREWLWMRTSSFTFQNPYSDEIEYIICTNTNVKNSSQESRPALSNSMQRPQLGQSVSLPLEMGTAQLPSRQQQPPQPTELEVVPGRESLSGYDHSQVPVQPVTAAGPEHSKPLEKAESLFNQERDPRFSEIYSSINTDQNKAIPASTVPANQTLFQQGNAFTPTRPAENFRSSSMVPPVNIIQQQQPASAGRILAQISRHSNPTQVSGTNWAPGTRPAFTPQQVASQTVKTRPPSFGMGTFQGTPSSFSPMTAPGSTASPSGAAYPNLAGRGTGFTTETAQTPAPFQTRAPEGVGMWPQWQGQHHGPASGEQHVQQPQPSQPEVFSVRVFVLFCFLFYLVLLFFLTSPVTTLVGQSCGKEWTSVPESGQ; encoded by the exons GCTTGATTTTGATGATGATGGAGAAGGGAACAGTAAATTCCTCAG GTGTGACGATGACCAGATGCCAAATGATAAGGAGAGATTTGCCAG gtcTGATGATGAACAGAGTTCAGCGGATAAGGAGAGACTTGCCAG GGAAAATCACAGCGAGATCGAGCGTAGGCGAAGGAACAAGATGACTGCCTACATCACAGAGCTGTCAGATATGGTgcccacctgcagtgccctggccCGCAAACCAGACAAGCTCACCATCTTGCGCATGGCTGTGTCTCACATGAAGTCGTTGCGTGGCACAGGCAATACCTCCACTGACGGCACCTACAAACCCTCCTTTCTCACTGACCAG GAACTCAAACACTTGATCCTAGAGGCAGCCGACGGCTTTCTGTTCATAGTGTCCTGCGAGACTGGGAGGGTGGTGTACGTCTCCGATTCCGTGACTCCTGTCTTGAACCAGCCCCAATCCGAATGGTTTGGCAGCACCCTGTATGACCAGGTGCACCCAGATGATGTGGGCAAACTGAGGGAGCAGCTCTCCACGTCGGAGAATGCACTGACAG gtCGCATCTTAGATTTAAAGACAGGGACTGTCAAGAAGGAAGGCCAGCAGTCCATGAGGATGTGTATGGGTTCACGAAGGTCTTTCATCTGCCGAATGAG GTGTGGCAACAGCTCAGTGGATCCAGTCTCTGTAAATCGTCTCAGTTTTATGAGGAATCGCTGCAG GAATGGCTTAGGTGCAGCAAAAGATGGTGAACCTCACTACGTCGTGGTGCACTGCACAGGTTACATAAAAGCCTGGCCTCCTGCAG GGGTTTCACTGCCTGATGATGACCCGGACGCTGGCCAGGGCAGCAAGTTTTGCCTCGTGGCTATTGGCAGACTCCAG GTCACTAGCTCACCCAACTGCACAGACATGAACAATGTGTGTCAGCCAACAGAGTTCATCTCCCGGCACAACACTGAAGGCATTTTCACCTTCATAGATCACCGCTGTGTGGCTACTGTTGGCTACCAGCCGCAG GAGCTTCTGGGGAAGGACATCGTGGATTTCTGCCACCCAGAAGACCAACAGCTTTTGCGGGACAGCTTTCAGCAG GTGGTGAAGTTAAAAGGCCAGGTTCTGTCAGTCATGTTCCGATTCCGATCCAAAAACCGGGAATGGCTCTGGATGAGAACCAGCTCCTTTACCTTCCAGAACCCCTACTCGGATGAAATTGAGTACATCATCTGTACCAACACCAATGTCAA gaATTCAAGCCAGGAATCTCGGCCTGCCCTGTCAAACTCAATGCAGAGGCCCCAGCTGGGGCAGAGTGTCAGTCTTCCCCTGGAGATGGgcacagcacagctgccctcAAG gcagcagcagccaccacaaCCGACAGAGCTGGAAGTGGTCCCAGGAAGAGAAAGTCTATCTGGTTACGACCACTCACAG GTTCCTGTTCAGCCTGTGACTGCTGCCGGCCCAGAGCACAGCAAGCCGTTGGAGAAGGCAGAAAGCCTGTTTAATCAGGAGAGGGACCCGAGGTTCAGCGAAATCTACAGCAGTATCAATACAG ACCAGAACAAAGCCATTCCTGCCAGCACAGTGCCTGCCAACCAAACGCTCTTTCAGCAGGGAAATGCTTTCACCCCCACACGGCCTGCTGAGAACTTTAG GAGCAGCAGCATGGTACCTCCTGTGAACAttatccagcagcagcagcctgcatcAGCAGGCCGGATCTTAGCACAGATTTCGCGTCACTCCAACCCCACTCAGGTCAGCGGAACCAACTGGGCTCCAGGGACGCGGCCAGCGTTCACACCTCAG caagTGGCATCCCAGACAGTGAAGACTCGGCCCCCTTCATTCGGTATGGGGACTTTCCAAGGCACGCCGTCCTCCTTCAGCCCCATGACAGCCCCTGGCTCTACAGCTTCCCCCAGTGGGGCTGCCTATCCAAACCTTGCTGGCCGTGGCACAGGCTTCA CCACGGAGACAGCGCAGACCCCTGCCCCCTTCCAGACGCGTGCACCTGAAGGTGTGGGGATGTGGCCGCAGTGGCAAGGACAGCACCATGGCCCGGCCTCTGGGGAGCAGCATGTGCAGCAGCCGCAGCCAAGCCAGCCTGAGGTCTTCTCAGTaagagtgtttgttttgttttgttttttgttttatttagttttgttgttttttttaacttccccAGTGACAACCCTTGTGGGCCAGTCTTGTGGGAAAGAATGGACTTCAGTTCCCGAGAGCGGGCAGTAG
- the ARNT gene encoding aryl hydrocarbon receptor nuclear translocator isoform X15, which produces MASDVSSLGAAVGSGNPGPGTQAGGGIAQRANKRRPGLDFDDDGEGNSKFLRCDDDQMPNDKERFARSDDEQSSADKERLARENHSEIERRRRNKMTAYITELSDMVPTCSALARKPDKLTILRMAVSHMKSLRGTGNTSTDGTYKPSFLTDQELKHLILEAADGFLFIVSCETGRVVYVSDSVTPVLNQPQSEWFGSTLYDQVHPDDVGKLREQLSTSENALTGRILDLKTGTVKKEGQQSMRMCMGSRRSFICRMRCGNSSVDPVSVNRLSFMRNRCRNGLGAAKDGEPHYVVVHCTGYIKAWPPAGVSLPDDDPDAGQGSKFCLVAIGRLQVTSSPNCTDMNNVCQPTEFISRHNTEGIFTFIDHRCVATVGYQPQELLGKDIVDFCHPEDQQLLRDSFQQVVKLKGQVLSVMFRFRSKNREWLWMRTSSFTFQNPYSDEIEYIICTNTNVKNSSQESRPALSNSMQRPQLGQSVSLPLEMGTAQLPSRQQQPPQPTELEVVPGRESLSGYDHSQVPVQPVTAAGPEHSKPLEKAESLFNQERDPRFSEIYSSINTDQNKAIPASTVPANQTLFQQGNAFTPTRPAENFRSSSMVPPVNIIQQQQPASAGRILAQISRHSNPTQQVASQTVKTRPPSFGMGTFQGTPSSFSPMTAPGSTASPSGAAYPNLAGRGTGFTTETAQTPAPFQTRAPEGVGMWPQWQGQHHGPASGEQHVQQPQPSQPEVFSDMLTMLGDQGPNYNNEEFPELNIFPSFSE; this is translated from the exons GCTTGATTTTGATGATGATGGAGAAGGGAACAGTAAATTCCTCAG GTGTGACGATGACCAGATGCCAAATGATAAGGAGAGATTTGCCAG gtcTGATGATGAACAGAGTTCAGCGGATAAGGAGAGACTTGCCAG GGAAAATCACAGCGAGATCGAGCGTAGGCGAAGGAACAAGATGACTGCCTACATCACAGAGCTGTCAGATATGGTgcccacctgcagtgccctggccCGCAAACCAGACAAGCTCACCATCTTGCGCATGGCTGTGTCTCACATGAAGTCGTTGCGTGGCACAGGCAATACCTCCACTGACGGCACCTACAAACCCTCCTTTCTCACTGACCAG GAACTCAAACACTTGATCCTAGAGGCAGCCGACGGCTTTCTGTTCATAGTGTCCTGCGAGACTGGGAGGGTGGTGTACGTCTCCGATTCCGTGACTCCTGTCTTGAACCAGCCCCAATCCGAATGGTTTGGCAGCACCCTGTATGACCAGGTGCACCCAGATGATGTGGGCAAACTGAGGGAGCAGCTCTCCACGTCGGAGAATGCACTGACAG gtCGCATCTTAGATTTAAAGACAGGGACTGTCAAGAAGGAAGGCCAGCAGTCCATGAGGATGTGTATGGGTTCACGAAGGTCTTTCATCTGCCGAATGAG GTGTGGCAACAGCTCAGTGGATCCAGTCTCTGTAAATCGTCTCAGTTTTATGAGGAATCGCTGCAG GAATGGCTTAGGTGCAGCAAAAGATGGTGAACCTCACTACGTCGTGGTGCACTGCACAGGTTACATAAAAGCCTGGCCTCCTGCAG GGGTTTCACTGCCTGATGATGACCCGGACGCTGGCCAGGGCAGCAAGTTTTGCCTCGTGGCTATTGGCAGACTCCAG GTCACTAGCTCACCCAACTGCACAGACATGAACAATGTGTGTCAGCCAACAGAGTTCATCTCCCGGCACAACACTGAAGGCATTTTCACCTTCATAGATCACCGCTGTGTGGCTACTGTTGGCTACCAGCCGCAG GAGCTTCTGGGGAAGGACATCGTGGATTTCTGCCACCCAGAAGACCAACAGCTTTTGCGGGACAGCTTTCAGCAG GTGGTGAAGTTAAAAGGCCAGGTTCTGTCAGTCATGTTCCGATTCCGATCCAAAAACCGGGAATGGCTCTGGATGAGAACCAGCTCCTTTACCTTCCAGAACCCCTACTCGGATGAAATTGAGTACATCATCTGTACCAACACCAATGTCAA gaATTCAAGCCAGGAATCTCGGCCTGCCCTGTCAAACTCAATGCAGAGGCCCCAGCTGGGGCAGAGTGTCAGTCTTCCCCTGGAGATGGgcacagcacagctgccctcAAG gcagcagcagccaccacaaCCGACAGAGCTGGAAGTGGTCCCAGGAAGAGAAAGTCTATCTGGTTACGACCACTCACAG GTTCCTGTTCAGCCTGTGACTGCTGCCGGCCCAGAGCACAGCAAGCCGTTGGAGAAGGCAGAAAGCCTGTTTAATCAGGAGAGGGACCCGAGGTTCAGCGAAATCTACAGCAGTATCAATACAG ACCAGAACAAAGCCATTCCTGCCAGCACAGTGCCTGCCAACCAAACGCTCTTTCAGCAGGGAAATGCTTTCACCCCCACACGGCCTGCTGAGAACTTTAG GAGCAGCAGCATGGTACCTCCTGTGAACAttatccagcagcagcagcctgcatcAGCAGGCCGGATCTTAGCACAGATTTCGCGTCACTCCAACCCCACTCAG caagTGGCATCCCAGACAGTGAAGACTCGGCCCCCTTCATTCGGTATGGGGACTTTCCAAGGCACGCCGTCCTCCTTCAGCCCCATGACAGCCCCTGGCTCTACAGCTTCCCCCAGTGGGGCTGCCTATCCAAACCTTGCTGGCCGTGGCACAGGCTTCA CCACGGAGACAGCGCAGACCCCTGCCCCCTTCCAGACGCGTGCACCTGAAGGTGTGGGGATGTGGCCGCAGTGGCAAGGACAGCACCATGGCCCGGCCTCTGGGGAGCAGCATGTGCAGCAGCCGCAGCCAAGCCAGCCTGAGGTCTTCTCA GACATGCTGACAATGCTGGGAGACCAAGGACCCAACTATAACAATGAAGAGTTCCCAGAGTTAAATATATTCCcttctttttcagaataa